The proteins below are encoded in one region of Lactuca sativa cultivar Salinas chromosome 3, Lsat_Salinas_v11, whole genome shotgun sequence:
- the LOC111921624 gene encoding extensin-2-like → MRVTTGSGVPIRAHLWPIVIALTVFGVANLIAVSADPYIYSSPPPPYVYKSPPPPVHSPPPPYLYKSPPPPVHSPPPPYLYKSPPPPVHSPPPPYLYKSPPPPVHSPPPPYLYKSPPPPVHSPPPPYLYKSPPPPVHSPPPPYLYKSPPPPVYSPPPPYLYKSPPPPVHSPPPPPPYLYKSPPPPVHSPPPPYLYKSPPPPVHSPPPPYEYKSPPPPVHSPPPPYKYKSPPPPVHSPPPPYKYKSPPPPIHSPPPPYLYKSPPPPVHSPPPSYLYKSPPPPVHSPPPPYYYKSPPPPVHSPPPPYYYKSPPPPTKSPPHYYYTSPPPPTPYNPVPYPHHKKVIVKVVGKVYCYSCYDWKYPIQSHAKHHLKGAVVEITCKAAGEKEICAYGKTKINGKYAITVEGLDYSKYGGAKACTAKLHMAPNGTKCNIPTNLHGGLKGAELMVKSKNAYEIVLEAKPFAYAPKTPSKICEKPKPKPEPTPSPYYYKSPPPPPPTYLYKSPPPPVKSHPVYHYTSPPPPKRSPLPPYHYTSPPPSVKSPPPPYHYTSPPPPVKSPPIYHYTSPPPPKKSPPPPYHYTSPPPPIKSPPPPYHYTSPPPPVKSPPKYHYTSPPPPKKSPPPPYHYTSPPPPVKSPPPLYHYTSPPPPVKSPPPPYHYTSPPPPVKSPPPPYHYTSPPPPIKSPPPPYHYTSPPPPIKSPPPTYHYTSPPPPVKSPPPPYHYTSPPPPVKSPLPPNHYKSPPPPVKSPPPPYHYTSPPPPVKSPPPPYHYTSPPPPIKSPPPPYHYTSPPPPVKSPSPTYHYTSPPPPVKSPPPPYHYSSPPPPIKSPPPPYHYTSPPPPVKSPPPPYHYSSPPPPVKSPPPPYHYISPPPPVKSPPPPYHYTSPPPPVKSPPPPYHYTSPPPPMKSTPPPYRYISPPPFVKSPPPPYHYSSPPPPMKSPPPPYHYIYLPPLIKSPLPPVYIYNSPPPPVHY, encoded by the exons ATGAGAGTTACCACCGGCAGCGGTGTCCCTATAAGGGCACATCTATGGCCTATAGTAATTGCATTAACGGTCTTTGGTGTTGCTAACCTCATAGCTGTTTCGGCCGATCCTTATATCTAttcttcaccaccacctccatatgtgtacaagtctccaccaccaccagtacattcaccaccaccaccatatttGTACAAGTCTCCACCACCACCCGTAcactcaccaccaccaccatatttGTACAAGTCTCCACCTCCACCGGTacattcaccaccaccaccatatttGTATAAGTCTCCACCACCACCCGTacattcaccaccaccaccatatttGTACAAGTCTCCACCTCCACCGGTacattcaccaccaccaccatatttGTACAAGTCTCCACCACCACCGGTACATTCACCCCCACCACCATACTTGTATAAGTCTCCACCACCACCCGTAtactcaccaccaccaccatatttATACAAGTCTCCACCTCCACCAGTgcattcaccaccaccaccaccaccatatttGTATAAGTCTCCACCACCACCCGTacattcaccaccaccaccatatttGTACAAGTCTCCACCACCACCCGTacattcaccaccaccaccatacgAGTACAAATCTCCACCTCCACCGGTACATTCACCCCCACCACCATACAAATATAAATCTCCACCTCCACCGGTACATTCACCCCCACCACCATACAAATATAAATCTCCACCTCCACCGATACATTCACCCCCACCACCATACTTGTATAAGTCTCCACCACCACCCGTAcactcaccaccaccatcatattTATACAAGTCTCCACCTCCACCGGTacattcaccaccaccaccatactACTACAAGTCTCCTCCTCCTCCAGTGCATTCTCCACCACCACCTTACTACTACAAAtccccaccaccaccaacaaAGTCTCCCCCACACTACTACTACACCtctccaccaccaccaacacCCTACAACCCCGTCCCGTACCCTCACCACAAGAAAGTCATCGTGAAGGTCGTGGGTAAAGTTTACTGCTACAGCTGCTATGACTGGAAATATCCAATTCAATCACACGCCAAGCACCACCTCAAAG GTGCTGTTGTCGAGATCACTTGCAAGGCTGCTGGCGAGAAAGAAATTTGTGCATATGGGAAGACAAAGATCAATGGCAAATATGCAATTACTGTCGAGGGTTTGGACTATTCCAAATATGGAGGAGCTAAAGCTTGTACCGCTAAGCTTCATATGGCACCAAATGGAACCAAATGTAACATTCCAACAAATCTTCATGGGGGTTTGAAGGGTGCTGAGCTCATGGTCAAGTCCAAAAATGCTTATGAGATTGTCCTTGAAGCTAAACCATTTGCATATGCTCCTAAGACCCCTTCTAAGATTTGTGAGAAGCCAAAGCCAAAACCAGAGCCCACTCCTTCTCCATATTATTACAAatctccgccaccaccaccaccgactTACTTATACAAGTCACCCCCTCCACCCGTAAAGTCTCATCCAGTGTACCACTACACATCACCCCCACCACCTAAGAGATCACCACTTCCTCCATATCACTACACATCTCCACCCCCGTCGGTtaaatcaccaccaccaccatatcaCTACacctcaccaccaccacctgtgaAGTCTCCTCCTATATACCACTACACATCACCTCCACCACCAAAAAAATCACCACCTCCCCCATACCATTATACATCTCCTCCCCCGCCCATTAAATCTCCACCACCACCATACCATTACACTTCACCTCCACCACCAGTGAAGTCTCCTCCTAAGTACCACTACACATCACCCCCACCGCCTAAGAAATCACCACCTCCCCCATACCACTacacatcaccaccaccaccagtgaAATCTCCACCACCACTATACCATTacacttcaccaccaccaccagtgaAGTCACCACCCCCACCTTATCACTACACATCACCTCCACCACCAGTGAAATCTCCTCCCCCACCATATCACTatacttcaccaccaccaccgatAAAATCCCCACCACCACCATACCACTACacttcaccacccccacccatAAAATCCCCTCCACCGACTTACCATTACACATCACCTCCACCCCCCGTTAAATCTCCACCACCCCCATACCACTACACATCACCTCCACCACCGGTTAAATCCCCACTACCACCTAACCACTATAAATCACCTCCACCACCAGTGAAATCTCCACCTCCCCCATACCATTACACCTCACCTCCACCTCCAGTTAAGTCCCCACCACCGCCATACCACTACACCTCACCTCCACCACCAATTAAATCTCCACCACCACCTTACCATTACACTTCACCTCCTCCACCCGTAAAATCCCCATCACCAACATACCACTACACATCGCCTCCTCCACCAGTTAAATCTCCACCACCACCTTACCATTACTCTTCACCTCCACCACCAATTAAGTCCCCACCACCACCATACCACTACACATCACCTCCACCACCAGTTAAATCCCCACCACCACCTTACCATTACTCTTCACCTCCACCGCCTGTGAAATCTCCACCACCTCCTTACCATTACATTTCACCTCCGCCACCAGTTAAGTCCCCACCGCCACCATACCATTACACATCACCTCCACCACCGGTTAAATCCCCACCACCTCCTTACCATTACACATCACCTCCACCACCTATGAAATCTACACCACCCCCTTACCGTTATATTTCGCCTCCACCATTTGTTAAATCCCCACCCCCACCATACCATTACTCGTCTCCTCCACCACCAATGAAATCTCCACCACCTCCATACCACTACATATATCTCCCTCCTTTAATAAAATCACCACTACCACCTGTATACATCTATAATTCTCCTCCACCCCCGGTTCATTATTAG